From Campylobacter lari, one genomic window encodes:
- a CDS encoding MlaA family lipoprotein produces the protein MLKYILTLCLFFNTLILANDFEDFEQEYQKKEVKDSFYTYNKAMSKFNYDLYTYFLRPVVLSYKSITPSFIRTGVKNAFDTTRSPFRFINHLLSLEFRKAGEEFGRFCVNVIFGFGLLDSASKTPLKSYEADFGTTLGKWGVGSGPHLVLPLLGPYNVRDALALPVNWFMVPEGYIENFWVGVGVNAALKLNELSFEYEKIDDIYQNSVDYYIFIRDAYEQRRQELIK, from the coding sequence TTGTTAAAATACATACTAACTTTGTGTTTATTTTTTAACACTTTGATTTTAGCAAATGACTTTGAAGATTTTGAACAAGAATATCAAAAAAAAGAAGTCAAAGATAGCTTTTATACCTACAATAAAGCTATGAGTAAATTTAATTATGATCTTTATACTTATTTTTTAAGACCAGTTGTGCTTTCTTATAAAAGCATTACTCCAAGTTTTATAAGAACAGGTGTAAAAAATGCTTTTGATACCACAAGATCACCTTTTAGATTTATTAATCATCTTTTAAGTTTAGAATTTAGAAAAGCTGGTGAGGAATTTGGAAGATTTTGTGTGAATGTGATTTTTGGATTTGGTTTGTTAGATAGTGCGAGTAAAACTCCTTTAAAAAGTTATGAAGCTGATTTTGGAACGACTTTGGGTAAATGGGGAGTAGGTAGTGGACCACACTTAGTGCTTCCACTTTTAGGTCCTTATAATGTAAGAGATGCTTTAGCTTTGCCTGTAAATTGGTTTATGGTGCCTGAGGGGTATATTGAGAATTTTTGGGTTGGTGTGGGTGTAAATGCTGCATTAAAACTCAATGAATTAAGTTTTGAGTATGAAAAAATAGATGATATTTACCAAAATAGTGTAGATTATTACATTTTTATACGCGATGCGTATGAACAAAGACGCCAAGAACTCATCAAATAA